From the Flavimarina sp. Hel_I_48 genome, one window contains:
- a CDS encoding 7-carboxy-7-deazaguanine synthase QueE: MAIDNMEDRVKLGELLPLMEEFYTIQGEGHHTGKAAYFIRLGGCDVGCHWCDVKESWDAAIHPPTEASQIVANASKYSNTVVVTGGEPLMWDMSRLTERLKKEGMQVHIETSGAYKFTGDWDWICLSPKKRMLPTAEIYPAAHELKVIVYNKSDFAFAEEHAAKVAPHCELYLQPEWSVREKMTPHIVEYVMNNPKWKISLQTHKYLNIP; the protein is encoded by the coding sequence ATGGCGATTGATAACATGGAGGATAGGGTAAAGCTGGGCGAGCTCCTGCCCTTGATGGAAGAGTTTTATACCATACAGGGGGAAGGGCATCATACCGGCAAAGCGGCCTATTTTATTAGACTGGGTGGTTGCGACGTAGGCTGTCACTGGTGCGATGTAAAAGAAAGTTGGGATGCAGCGATTCACCCGCCCACAGAGGCTTCACAAATTGTGGCCAATGCTTCAAAATATAGTAACACCGTTGTAGTTACCGGCGGCGAACCCCTAATGTGGGATATGAGCCGCTTGACGGAACGGTTGAAAAAAGAGGGAATGCAGGTGCATATAGAAACGTCCGGAGCCTACAAATTTACAGGGGATTGGGACTGGATCTGTCTTTCTCCCAAAAAACGAATGCTGCCCACCGCGGAAATTTATCCCGCAGCACACGAACTCAAGGTAATTGTTTATAATAAATCTGACTTTGCTTTTGCCGAGGAACATGCCGCAAAAGTGGCGCCTCATTGCGAACTTTATTTACAGCCAGAATGGAGCGTGCGCGAGAAAATGACTCCGCACATTGTTGAGTATGTGATGAACAATCCCAAATGGAAAATCAGTCTTCAGACCCATAAATACTTGAATATACCGTAA
- a CDS encoding helicase HerA-like domain-containing protein — protein sequence MSNAKNFRATLEAGNSFEGDFITLGAAMFEGEVLTHAHINVPLKTLNRHGLIAGATGTGKTKTLQVLAENLSLKGIPVLLMDIKGDLSGLAKPGVNHPKITERQDKIGLSYEPTGFPVELLSLSEQGGVRLRATVTEFGPILFSQILDASDVQAGIISVLFKYCDDHDLPLLDLKDFKKVLLYANNEGNKEIEKEYGSISTASTGAILRKIVALEQQGAALFFGEKSFDVQDIKRLDTKGHGAINIVRLTDIQDRPKLFSTFMLSLLAEIYSTFPEQGDSGQPELVIFIDEAHLIFDQASKALHDQIENMVKLIRSKGVGLYFITQNPTDVPEGVLSQLGLKIQHALRAFTAKDRKAIKLTAQNYPISEFYDTESVLTSLGIGEALVSALDEKGRPTPLAATLMRAPVSRMDILSPEELEEVYRKSELTAKYNETIDRESAYELLTKKLEEAKTEEIKQKTQEERKKMSSSSSSDMGQATQKAILKVLTSTTVIRSVLGILGKMIK from the coding sequence ATGTCAAACGCAAAAAATTTTAGGGCAACCCTTGAAGCAGGTAATTCCTTTGAAGGTGATTTTATCACACTGGGTGCTGCTATGTTTGAGGGGGAAGTACTTACACATGCACACATAAACGTACCGCTAAAAACCCTCAACCGCCATGGTCTCATTGCCGGGGCTACCGGTACGGGAAAAACCAAGACGCTACAGGTATTAGCCGAAAATCTATCCCTAAAAGGTATTCCCGTTCTACTTATGGACATCAAGGGGGACCTCAGCGGACTCGCAAAACCTGGTGTAAACCACCCAAAAATAACGGAAAGACAGGATAAAATAGGATTATCTTATGAACCAACCGGCTTTCCGGTCGAATTATTGAGCCTTTCTGAACAGGGCGGTGTACGTTTGCGCGCCACCGTGACTGAGTTTGGTCCCATACTTTTTTCACAGATCCTGGACGCAAGTGATGTACAGGCCGGTATAATTTCGGTATTGTTCAAATATTGTGATGATCATGACTTACCACTGCTAGATCTTAAAGACTTTAAAAAAGTGTTGCTTTACGCCAATAACGAGGGCAATAAGGAAATCGAAAAAGAATACGGCAGTATTTCCACTGCTTCCACGGGCGCAATCCTAAGAAAAATCGTAGCCCTTGAACAACAGGGTGCTGCGCTTTTCTTCGGTGAGAAATCCTTTGATGTTCAGGATATAAAAAGGCTGGATACCAAGGGTCACGGCGCAATTAATATCGTACGCCTAACAGACATTCAGGACCGGCCCAAGCTGTTTTCAACATTTATGCTGAGTTTATTGGCTGAAATCTACAGCACATTCCCAGAACAAGGCGATAGCGGGCAACCTGAACTGGTCATTTTTATTGACGAAGCGCACCTTATTTTTGATCAGGCCTCTAAAGCACTTCATGATCAGATTGAAAACATGGTAAAGCTTATCCGTTCTAAAGGGGTGGGACTTTATTTTATTACTCAAAACCCCACGGATGTGCCCGAAGGTGTTTTAAGTCAGTTGGGCTTAAAAATACAACACGCCTTGCGCGCCTTTACGGCAAAAGACCGAAAGGCGATAAAGCTTACCGCGCAGAATTACCCCATTTCAGAATTTTATGATACGGAAAGCGTACTGACTTCCCTGGGTATAGGGGAAGCCCTGGTTTCTGCACTTGATGAAAAAGGCCGGCCTACCCCACTGGCTGCCACATTGATGCGCGCACCGGTATCCAGGATGGATATTCTTAGCCCAGAAGAGCTTGAAGAAGTATACCGAAAATCAGAACTTACTGCCAAATACAATGAAACCATAGACAGGGAGAGCGCCTATGAACTCCTTACCAAAAAATTAGAAGAGGCAAAAACCGAAGAAATCAAGCAGAAAACACAGGAAGAACGAAAAAAAATGAGTTCGTCTTCCTCATCTGATATGGGTCAAGCCACTCAAAAAGCAATTCTCAAAGTATTGACCAGCACCACCGTTATACGGAGCGTTCTGGGCATTCTGGGAAAAATGATCAAATAA
- a CDS encoding inorganic diphosphatase gives MINFGKHIKWLRCFALLLIASCAGRKDYYTVPTFSATHLNAVIEIPAGTNKKIEYDHNTRNFLPDQRQGKDRYIAFLGYPGSYGFIPSTYSDPARGGDGDALDILILGASMSTGSVQQVIPLGVLKLVDDGELDYKVIAIPTDQRLQHIYAANWEAFNKNYPAAREIIGLWFTNYDSQNETTIQSWGDEKEALAEIKKWQIKSRQ, from the coding sequence ATGATCAACTTCGGTAAACATATCAAATGGCTGAGGTGCTTTGCCCTTCTTTTAATTGCTTCGTGCGCCGGGAGAAAAGATTATTACACGGTTCCCACGTTCTCGGCTACGCACCTCAATGCGGTTATTGAAATTCCGGCAGGTACTAATAAGAAGATTGAATATGATCATAACACAAGGAATTTTTTACCGGACCAGCGCCAGGGTAAGGACCGGTATATAGCATTTCTAGGGTACCCTGGCAGTTATGGTTTTATTCCGTCTACCTATAGTGATCCCGCACGGGGAGGCGACGGCGATGCCCTCGATATTCTCATACTGGGCGCATCAATGTCCACCGGGAGTGTACAACAGGTAATCCCCCTTGGGGTACTAAAGTTAGTGGATGATGGGGAACTTGACTATAAGGTCATTGCTATCCCCACAGATCAAAGACTACAGCATATATATGCGGCAAACTGGGAAGCATTCAACAAAAACTATCCCGCTGCGCGCGAAATTATAGGACTTTGGTTCACTAATTATGACTCGCAAAATGAAACAACCATCCAAAGCTGGGGCGATGAAAAAGAAGCACTAGCTGAAATCAAAAAATGGCAGATAAAATCACGACAATAG
- a CDS encoding alpha/beta hydrolase: MRSSFKKIIAKLLGGYINLLAYIAPDKAAGKVFSLFSTPRQGKIRTHHTDFLNPARHERIPFKNMELQVYIWPGEGETVLLVHGWESNTHRYKMLIKELQQKNYRIIAFDAPGHGYSEGFSLYVPLYDEAMQLIKEKYEPTYIVGHSIGAMTAIHNQSKHPDTHVKRMVILGAPDKLEDMLADSEKLLGLSNRTTQVMDAYFKKRFGFIKKEFSSAALAKKIQIPGLIIHDKDDSITPSYGSKAIHNNWPKSTLVYTTGLNHSLYGEAVDKVILKFLQGEKIPSEDIVVQSASLA, translated from the coding sequence ATGCGTAGCAGTTTTAAAAAAATAATTGCCAAGTTACTGGGTGGCTACATAAACCTACTCGCTTATATTGCACCAGATAAGGCGGCAGGCAAGGTATTTTCGTTGTTCAGTACCCCCAGACAAGGTAAAATCAGAACCCACCATACAGATTTTTTAAACCCTGCACGTCATGAAAGGATTCCATTTAAAAATATGGAGTTGCAGGTATATATCTGGCCGGGTGAGGGTGAAACCGTCCTTCTCGTACATGGCTGGGAAAGTAACACCCACAGGTACAAGATGCTGATAAAAGAGTTGCAGCAAAAAAACTATAGAATCATTGCCTTTGATGCCCCTGGACATGGCTATAGTGAAGGGTTCAGTTTATATGTCCCACTTTACGATGAAGCCATGCAGCTTATAAAAGAAAAATATGAGCCCACGTATATTGTGGGTCATTCTATAGGGGCGATGACCGCTATTCACAACCAGAGCAAACATCCAGATACGCATGTAAAACGCATGGTCATTCTGGGTGCCCCAGACAAACTTGAAGATATGCTTGCGGACTCTGAAAAATTATTGGGACTCAGTAACAGGACTACTCAAGTGATGGATGCCTATTTCAAAAAACGCTTTGGATTTATCAAAAAAGAATTTTCAAGTGCGGCATTGGCTAAAAAAATACAAATTCCCGGTCTTATCATTCATGATAAGGATGACAGCATTACCCCCTCCTATGGATCTAAAGCCATTCATAATAATTGGCCGAAATCAACACTCGTTTACACCACCGGTCTCAACCACTCGCTGTATGGTGAGGCCGTAGATAAGGTGATTTTAAAATTTTTACAAGGAGAAAAAATTCCTTCTGAAGACATTGTCGTACAATCGGCATCGCTCGCTTAA
- the rluF gene encoding 23S rRNA pseudouridine(2604) synthase RluF, whose translation MTQDKLTRLNKYLSEIGFCSRRKADKLIEEGRITINGELPEMGIKVTGNEEIRVNGKKIENQQDKPVYLAFNKPVGIVCTTDTRVEKDNIIDFINYPTRIFPVGRLDKASEGLIFLTNDGDIVNKILRARNQHDKEYIVEVDKPITQRFIDEMASGVPILETVTRKCEVTQMGKKRFKIILTQGLNRQIRRMCEYLNYNVTRLKRVRIMNIQLDIAVGSYREFTAKELETIQELVSESKGIPSQDELKNSDLKTENEIPRGKRRRSKPL comes from the coding sequence ATGACGCAGGACAAACTCACCCGCTTAAATAAATACCTCAGCGAGATAGGTTTCTGTTCCCGCAGAAAAGCTGACAAACTAATAGAAGAAGGCCGCATCACAATTAATGGGGAACTTCCAGAAATGGGCATCAAGGTAACCGGGAATGAAGAAATCAGGGTAAATGGTAAAAAAATAGAGAACCAGCAGGATAAACCTGTGTATCTCGCCTTTAATAAACCTGTTGGGATTGTTTGCACGACAGATACCCGGGTAGAGAAGGATAATATCATTGACTTTATAAACTATCCTACGCGCATCTTCCCCGTGGGACGACTTGACAAAGCTAGCGAGGGTCTTATATTTTTAACTAACGATGGTGATATCGTAAATAAGATTTTACGTGCCCGAAATCAGCATGACAAAGAATATATTGTTGAGGTAGACAAGCCCATCACCCAGCGTTTTATTGACGAGATGGCCTCAGGAGTACCCATTCTGGAAACCGTAACCCGTAAGTGTGAGGTGACGCAAATGGGGAAAAAACGCTTTAAGATCATTCTTACACAAGGGCTCAACCGCCAGATACGCAGAATGTGTGAATACTTAAATTATAATGTGACCCGGCTAAAAAGAGTTCGCATTATGAACATTCAACTTGATATAGCTGTAGGTAGCTACAGGGAATTCACCGCAAAAGAATTGGAAACCATTCAGGAATTAGTAAGTGAAAGCAAGGGAATCCCAAGTCAGGATGAGCTCAAAAATTCTGACTTAAAGACAGAAAATGAAATTCCGCGAGGCAAAAGAAGACGCAGCAAACCATTATAA
- a CDS encoding Rho termination factor N-terminal domain-containing protein: protein MAKNTRPSIKNEEQYDALLEKGYSQQKAARIANSPNAGKKGGKAEDYEQRTKQELYDQAKKVGISGRSKMTKKELIDALRNN from the coding sequence ATGGCTAAAAATACCCGCCCCAGCATCAAAAATGAAGAGCAGTATGATGCGCTTTTAGAAAAAGGGTATAGCCAGCAAAAGGCCGCGCGTATCGCTAATTCCCCTAATGCGGGTAAAAAAGGTGGCAAAGCCGAGGATTATGAACAGCGCACCAAACAGGAACTTTACGATCAGGCAAAAAAAGTGGGTATTTCCGGTAGATCTAAAATGACCAAGAAAGAACTTATTGATGCCCTTAGGAATAATTAA
- a CDS encoding VOC family protein, with protein MPAPFHLAIPVDNVAKARAFYRDTLALEEGRSSEDWVDFDFFGHQLVIHYKPKEENASTHHNAVDGKAVPVPHFGVVLEWEQFHGFAEDLKQKNIDFVIAPYIRFEGQVGEQATMFFYDPCGNALEFKSFKDMSQLFAS; from the coding sequence ATGCCAGCACCCTTTCATCTTGCAATACCCGTAGATAATGTTGCCAAAGCCCGTGCTTTTTATCGCGATACACTCGCCTTGGAAGAAGGCCGAAGCAGCGAAGATTGGGTTGATTTTGATTTCTTCGGCCATCAGCTGGTGATTCATTATAAACCTAAAGAAGAAAATGCATCTACGCATCACAATGCCGTAGATGGTAAAGCTGTTCCCGTGCCTCATTTTGGCGTAGTGCTCGAGTGGGAGCAATTTCACGGGTTTGCCGAAGATCTCAAACAAAAAAATATAGATTTTGTTATAGCGCCCTACATCCGTTTTGAAGGGCAGGTAGGTGAACAGGCAACCATGTTTTTCTACGATCCCTGTGGTAATGCACTTGAATTTAAAAGTTTTAAGGATATGAGTCAACTTTTTGCTTCATGA
- a CDS encoding AI-2E family transporter, translated as MSTNKLKPQLVRQLFLLLVILFLTVLIFKEITPYLSGFLGAITLYVLLRKWMKALVKKKWGRPWAAGFLMMMSFLVILVPISLIVMMLTSKISKAVKNSERVTQAIKSQINTWESDLGYNLSDSIDTNSITEWVSTNLKALAGSTFNVAIAIGIMYFLLYYMLVYSKQMKESIYDYIPLGNNNLKVIGKESIAMVRSNALGIPLVAVAQGIVALIGYLIFGVPDPFFWFVITAIGSMIPFVGTLIGIVPVVILMVSSGDTAQAIGIAIYGIVVVGSTDNVIRLYVLERLANVHPLVTLIGVLVGVPLFGFIGLIFGPLLISLFLLILKIYKNEYGESTLAKAQGEQL; from the coding sequence ATGAGTACAAATAAACTCAAACCTCAACTCGTACGTCAGTTATTTTTACTGCTCGTTATACTCTTTCTTACCGTACTTATTTTCAAAGAGATTACACCTTACCTCTCTGGATTTTTAGGCGCAATAACATTATATGTGCTTTTACGTAAATGGATGAAGGCATTGGTCAAAAAGAAATGGGGAAGGCCCTGGGCTGCTGGCTTCCTTATGATGATGTCATTTTTGGTAATCCTTGTCCCCATCAGTCTTATCGTGATGATGCTTACATCAAAAATAAGCAAGGCGGTTAAAAATTCTGAACGCGTAACACAAGCCATCAAATCACAGATAAACACATGGGAATCTGATCTGGGCTACAATCTAAGTGACTCTATAGACACCAACTCCATAACAGAATGGGTATCTACAAATCTAAAGGCACTGGCAGGAAGCACTTTTAACGTCGCCATAGCCATAGGTATCATGTATTTTTTACTTTATTATATGCTTGTTTATAGCAAGCAGATGAAAGAAAGTATTTATGACTATATACCACTGGGCAATAACAATCTAAAGGTAATAGGCAAGGAAAGTATTGCCATGGTACGATCTAATGCACTGGGGATTCCGTTAGTCGCTGTTGCCCAGGGTATTGTCGCGTTAATAGGCTATTTGATATTTGGTGTTCCAGATCCTTTTTTCTGGTTTGTGATCACGGCCATAGGATCAATGATCCCTTTTGTGGGTACGCTTATAGGTATCGTACCTGTCGTAATCCTTATGGTTTCCTCTGGTGATACGGCACAGGCCATAGGTATTGCTATTTACGGGATTGTTGTCGTAGGTTCTACAGATAATGTCATAAGGCTTTATGTTCTGGAACGTCTCGCCAATGTTCACCCCCTTGTTACGCTCATAGGTGTGCTTGTGGGCGTACCTTTATTTGGCTTTATCGGTTTGATTTTTGGACCTTTACTTATCAGTTTATTTCTGTTGATTTTGAAGATCTACAAAAATGAATATGGTGAATCAACACTAGCAAAAGCGCAGGGTGAACAACTTTAA
- the ppgK gene encoding polyphosphate--glucose phosphotransferase has product MELLGIDVGGSGIKGAPVDLINEDFLGERFRLDTPIPRKPKAMIETIGQVVKEWDWKGPVGIGFPTVIHNGKALQHGNLDPEWLGLQVDDMIAQHIGLPVAVINDADAAGLAEVTFGVGKDVEGLVMTVTIGTGIGTGLFYNGQLIPNFELGQMRYKKKKTIEEYASRKVRRDNDMSFKKWGKRFNKFLQMATTVTSPDLIIIGGGASKNIDEYRKYLDVQVPIRAAKTENHAGIIGAALCAKHFLVEKKDSEI; this is encoded by the coding sequence ATGGAATTATTAGGTATTGATGTAGGTGGTTCAGGTATAAAAGGTGCTCCGGTAGATCTGATCAATGAAGATTTTTTAGGAGAACGTTTTAGGCTGGACACCCCTATTCCACGTAAGCCTAAGGCGATGATTGAAACAATAGGTCAGGTTGTAAAAGAATGGGACTGGAAGGGACCGGTAGGCATAGGCTTTCCTACTGTAATTCATAATGGCAAAGCATTACAACATGGCAATCTTGATCCAGAATGGTTAGGGCTGCAGGTAGATGACATGATCGCTCAGCATATAGGCCTGCCCGTTGCGGTAATTAATGACGCAGATGCCGCCGGCCTGGCAGAAGTGACTTTTGGCGTAGGAAAAGATGTTGAAGGTTTAGTGATGACGGTTACCATAGGTACGGGTATAGGCACCGGACTTTTTTACAACGGTCAGCTCATCCCTAATTTTGAACTTGGACAAATGCGCTACAAGAAGAAAAAAACCATTGAGGAATACGCATCCCGAAAGGTACGTCGCGACAATGATATGAGCTTCAAAAAGTGGGGCAAGCGCTTCAATAAATTTCTGCAGATGGCAACTACGGTGACCAGTCCTGACCTTATCATTATAGGCGGCGGTGCCAGTAAAAATATTGATGAATACAGGAAATATCTGGATGTTCAGGTTCCCATACGGGCAGCTAAAACCGAAAATCACGCGGGTATAATAGGCGCGGCCCTTTGTGCAAAACATTTTCTGGTAGAAAAAAAGGATTCTGAAATCTAA
- a CDS encoding bifunctional 5,10-methylenetetrahydrofolate dehydrogenase/5,10-methenyltetrahydrofolate cyclohydrolase produces MTILDGKKISNDIKEEITGQVTQMKERGEKVPHLAAIIVGNDGASMTYVNSKVRACKRIGFESTLVRMPSTSSELELLKKIKELNEDDNIDGFIVQLPLPPQIDTQKVLLAVNPDKDVDGFHPTNFGKMSLDMSTFIPATPFGILELLERYDIPTKGKHTVVIGRSHIVGRPMSILMGRSGFPGNSTVTLTHEFTKNITQITSQADIVIIAVGIPNFLKVEMIKDDAVVIDVGITRVPDENEERGYYLAGDVDFENVSKRASFITPVPGGVGPMTIAMLLKNTLLARERHRGEKY; encoded by the coding sequence ATGACGATCCTAGACGGCAAAAAAATCAGCAATGATATTAAGGAAGAGATAACCGGCCAGGTTACACAAATGAAAGAACGGGGAGAAAAAGTCCCGCATCTTGCCGCAATTATCGTAGGTAATGATGGTGCCAGCATGACGTACGTAAACAGTAAGGTACGAGCCTGCAAACGCATAGGATTTGAATCTACATTAGTCCGCATGCCCAGTACCAGCAGTGAACTTGAACTTTTGAAAAAGATCAAAGAACTGAATGAAGACGACAATATAGACGGCTTTATCGTGCAGTTGCCGCTTCCGCCCCAGATAGATACGCAGAAAGTATTGCTCGCAGTCAATCCTGACAAAGATGTTGACGGATTTCATCCTACCAATTTTGGTAAAATGTCCCTTGATATGAGCACTTTTATCCCGGCGACACCTTTTGGAATACTGGAGCTTTTGGAGCGCTATGATATACCTACAAAAGGGAAACATACCGTAGTTATAGGCCGAAGTCATATTGTGGGACGTCCCATGAGTATTTTAATGGGTAGAAGTGGTTTTCCCGGTAATTCTACCGTAACCCTTACCCATGAATTCACAAAAAATATCACCCAGATCACGTCCCAGGCTGATATTGTAATTATTGCCGTAGGTATCCCGAATTTCCTCAAAGTGGAGATGATTAAGGATGACGCAGTAGTTATTGATGTAGGTATAACCCGGGTTCCTGATGAAAATGAAGAACGGGGTTATTATTTGGCAGGAGATGTAGACTTTGAAAATGTAAGTAAACGTGCAAGTTTCATTACTCCCGTGCCTGGGGGAGTGGGGCCTATGACCATTGCGATGTTGCTTAAAAATACTTTATTGGCCAGGGAAAGGCACCGTGGAGAAAAATATTAA
- the ffh gene encoding signal recognition particle protein → MFDNLSDKLDKAMHVLKGHGQITEVNVAETLKEVRRALVDADVNYKIAKDFTTTVKERAMGQDVLTSLKPGQLMVKLVKDELTTLMGGDAEGIDLSGNPSIILMSGLQGSGKTTFSGKLANYLKTKKTKKPLLVACDVYRPAAIDQLHVVGEQVGVEVFSNREEKDPVKISLAAIAHAKQNGHNVVIIDTAGRLAVDEAMMTEIANVHAAVKPQETLFVVDSMTGQDAVNTAKAFNERLNFDGVVLTKLDGDTRGGAALSIKSVVNKPIKFIGTGEKMEALDVFYPSRMADRILGMGDVVSLVERAQEQFDEDEARKLQKKIAKNQFGFDDFLKQIQQIKKMGNMKDLIGMIPGAGKALKGLDIDDDAFKGIEAIIHSMTPAERTEPTIINSSRKKRISKGSGTTVQEVNQLLKQFNQMGKMMKMMQGGGGRQMMQMMNKMR, encoded by the coding sequence ATGTTTGATAATTTAAGTGATAAGCTGGACAAAGCGATGCACGTGCTTAAAGGGCACGGCCAGATTACGGAAGTAAATGTTGCCGAAACCCTTAAAGAAGTGCGCCGCGCTTTAGTAGACGCCGATGTGAACTATAAAATTGCAAAAGATTTTACCACTACGGTAAAAGAACGTGCGATGGGTCAGGATGTATTGACTTCACTGAAGCCTGGCCAACTCATGGTCAAACTGGTCAAGGATGAGCTTACCACACTTATGGGTGGCGATGCCGAGGGTATTGATCTTTCCGGAAACCCCAGTATCATATTGATGTCTGGTCTTCAGGGTTCTGGTAAGACCACTTTTTCCGGTAAACTTGCCAATTACCTAAAAACCAAGAAAACCAAAAAACCATTGCTTGTTGCCTGTGACGTATACCGCCCGGCGGCAATAGACCAGCTTCACGTAGTAGGAGAGCAGGTGGGTGTTGAGGTTTTTTCCAATAGGGAAGAAAAAGATCCGGTTAAGATTTCTCTGGCGGCGATTGCGCACGCGAAACAAAATGGTCACAACGTAGTGATTATTGATACTGCCGGCCGTCTTGCCGTAGATGAGGCCATGATGACCGAAATCGCCAATGTTCACGCTGCCGTTAAACCTCAGGAAACCCTGTTTGTAGTGGATTCTATGACAGGACAGGATGCGGTAAACACCGCAAAAGCCTTTAACGAGCGTCTCAATTTTGACGGGGTTGTACTGACTAAATTAGATGGTGATACCCGTGGTGGTGCGGCACTTTCCATTAAATCTGTGGTAAACAAACCTATAAAATTCATAGGTACAGGTGAGAAAATGGAAGCGCTTGATGTTTTCTATCCTTCCCGAATGGCAGATCGTATCCTGGGAATGGGTGATGTTGTATCCCTCGTGGAGCGCGCCCAGGAACAGTTTGACGAAGATGAAGCTCGTAAGTTACAGAAGAAAATAGCCAAAAATCAGTTCGGTTTTGATGACTTCCTAAAGCAGATTCAGCAGATCAAAAAAATGGGTAACATGAAAGATCTGATCGGGATGATACCCGGGGCCGGTAAAGCCTTAAAAGGTCTTGATATTGATGACGACGCCTTTAAAGGTATTGAAGCCATCATTCACAGTATGACCCCGGCAGAACGCACAGAGCCTACAATCATCAATAGTAGCCGTAAAAAACGTATTAGTAAAGGTTCTGGTACTACCGTACAAGAAGTAAACCAATTGCTGAAACAGTTCAATCAAATGGGTAAGATGATGAAAATGATGCAGGGAGGCGGTGGTCGCCAGATGATGCAGATGATGAACAAAATGAGGTAA
- a CDS encoding Brp/Blh family beta-carotene 15,15'-dioxygenase yields the protein MRNFMLVSSFIALGISVCFPSWVEDMIAVVLILTIGIMHGANDLILLKKSKGDENTISLKNLFYYIAAVGLIAALFILLPHWALPVFVLFSAYHFGEQHWEIKLQKGNLLNGLFYIIYGLFIFALLFAAHPEEVQQVIIKMSGLTLTSAFFDKSLFCLAALTLVTIAFLAWKKRLKTSWLQELFFTIVFVVIFNTATLLWAFAVYFVIWHSIPSIKEQIEYLYGGVSKSTVTGYLGYAWKYWAAALLGLGVVLYFFWGDEYLLLAIFFSFLAAITFPHVLVISRMHKYR from the coding sequence ATGCGGAATTTCATGCTTGTTAGTTCGTTTATAGCCCTGGGAATAAGTGTCTGCTTTCCTTCCTGGGTGGAAGATATGATCGCCGTGGTCCTTATTTTGACCATTGGGATCATGCATGGCGCAAATGATCTGATTTTACTCAAGAAATCCAAGGGCGACGAGAATACAATCTCCTTAAAAAACCTTTTTTACTACATAGCGGCCGTTGGTTTAATTGCGGCATTGTTCATTCTTTTGCCTCATTGGGCGCTACCTGTTTTTGTGCTTTTTAGCGCCTATCATTTTGGGGAGCAGCACTGGGAAATCAAACTTCAAAAAGGTAATTTATTAAATGGATTATTCTACATAATTTACGGACTTTTTATTTTCGCGCTTTTATTTGCCGCACATCCTGAAGAAGTTCAACAGGTTATTATTAAAATGTCAGGCTTAACCCTTACTTCGGCATTTTTTGATAAATCTTTATTTTGTCTTGCTGCTCTTACACTTGTAACCATCGCTTTTTTGGCCTGGAAAAAAAGGTTGAAAACGTCATGGCTTCAGGAGCTGTTTTTTACAATCGTATTTGTTGTAATTTTTAATACGGCAACACTTTTATGGGCTTTTGCCGTGTATTTTGTGATATGGCATTCCATTCCTTCCATCAAAGAGCAAATTGAATACCTCTATGGTGGCGTTTCTAAAAGTACCGTAACAGGTTACCTGGGATACGCCTGGAAGTATTGGGCAGCCGCATTATTGGGTCTTGGAGTGGTTCTTTATTTCTTTTGGGGCGATGAGTACCTTTTGCTCGCAATCTTTTTTTCGTTTCTGGCCGCAATTACATTTCCTCATGTACTGGTTATTTCGAGAATGCACAAATACCGCTGA